The following coding sequences lie in one Candidatus Effluviviaceae Genus I sp. genomic window:
- the rsxC gene encoding electron transport complex subunit RsxC — translation MRLRTFSGGAHPPTRKASTRHLEITEAALPERAVVPLGQSLGAPAEPCVRIGDAVLVGQRIGDASGFVSVPVHAPISGKVAAVGRFPHPLGSERPAIVIEGDGADRRHESVRPPGDPDSLSPEDIRRAVRDAGVVGLGGAAFPTHVKLSPPESKPIDLAVLNGAECEPWLTADHRLMLERPAEIVKGLLLIMRALGCRKGIVGIEANKMDAVQAMRGAAPAGADIEVVPLEVKYPQGAEKQLIDALTGRRVPSGGLPMDVGVVVQNVGTAFAVYEACHLGMPLVRRVVTVAGTPLARPANYLARIGTLVSSLVEQSGGATGEVAKVISGGPMMGVAQATLDVPVVKGMSGVLLLAPDEIDWRAPDPCLRCGNCVETCPMKLVPTLLEKLVAAGKTDDAVAAGLQDCMECGSCGFVCPSRRPLVHSFKLGKYLSAERRKAAARAAERTAAAAAERGGRA, via the coding sequence CTGAGGCTGAGGACGTTCTCCGGCGGAGCGCATCCGCCGACACGCAAGGCTTCCACCAGGCACCTCGAGATCACCGAGGCCGCGCTGCCCGAGCGCGCCGTCGTGCCGCTCGGGCAGTCGCTCGGCGCGCCGGCCGAGCCGTGCGTTCGCATCGGCGACGCCGTCCTCGTCGGGCAGAGGATCGGCGACGCCAGCGGCTTCGTGTCGGTCCCCGTGCACGCGCCGATCTCGGGCAAGGTCGCGGCCGTCGGGCGATTCCCGCACCCGCTCGGCAGCGAGCGGCCCGCCATCGTGATCGAGGGCGACGGCGCCGACCGCCGGCACGAGTCCGTCCGGCCCCCAGGCGATCCCGACTCGCTGTCTCCCGAGGACATCCGCCGCGCCGTCCGCGACGCGGGCGTCGTCGGGCTCGGCGGCGCGGCGTTCCCCACGCACGTCAAGCTGTCACCGCCCGAGTCGAAGCCCATCGATCTCGCCGTGCTGAACGGGGCGGAGTGCGAGCCGTGGCTCACGGCGGACCACAGGCTCATGCTCGAGAGACCGGCCGAGATCGTGAAGGGGCTCCTTCTCATCATGCGGGCCCTCGGGTGTCGCAAGGGCATCGTCGGGATCGAGGCCAACAAGATGGACGCCGTGCAGGCCATGCGCGGCGCGGCGCCGGCGGGCGCCGACATCGAGGTCGTCCCGCTCGAGGTGAAGTACCCGCAGGGCGCGGAGAAGCAGCTCATCGACGCGCTCACCGGGCGCAGGGTGCCCTCGGGCGGTCTTCCCATGGACGTCGGCGTCGTCGTGCAGAACGTCGGCACGGCGTTCGCGGTGTACGAGGCGTGCCACCTGGGGATGCCGCTCGTCAGACGGGTCGTGACGGTCGCGGGAACCCCGCTCGCGCGTCCGGCGAACTACCTCGCGCGGATCGGCACCCTCGTCTCCTCGCTCGTCGAGCAGTCCGGCGGGGCGACGGGGGAGGTGGCGAAGGTCATCTCGGGCGGCCCGATGATGGGCGTCGCCCAGGCGACCCTCGACGTGCCGGTGGTCAAGGGGATGTCGGGAGTGCTCCTCCTGGCTCCGGACGAGATCGACTGGAGGGCTCCCGATCCGTGCCTGCGCTGCGGGAACTGCGTTGAGACCTGCCCGATGAAGCTCGTGCCGACGCTGCTCGAGAAGCTCGTTGCGGCGGGGAAGACGGACGACGCCGTCGCCGCCGGGCTTCAGGACTGCATGGAGTGCGGGTCGTGCGGGTTCGTCTGCCCGTCCAGGCGGCCGCTCGTGCACAGCTTCAAGCTGGGCAAGTACCTGAGCGCCGAGCGGCGCAAGGCGGCGGCCCGGGCCGCGGAGAGGACCGCCGCGGCGGCCGCGGAGAGGGGAGGCCGGGCCTGA
- a CDS encoding electron transport complex subunit E: MSSMRELVKGVYRENPVFRLALGLCPTLAVTTSVENGLGMGAAATFVLLGSNVVISLLRKLIPARVRIPCFIIVIASFVTIVELVMGAYLPELSKSLGIFIPLIVVNCIIMARAEAFAAKSGLRASILDAVGMGIGFTLALVVIGTIREVLGDGKLFGYMVFGPKFQPVLLVLLAPGGFITMGLLMGYLNVLDARAARKADAARNPKG; this comes from the coding sequence ATGAGTTCCATGCGGGAGCTCGTGAAGGGCGTCTACCGGGAGAACCCGGTGTTCCGGCTCGCCCTCGGGCTGTGCCCCACGCTCGCCGTCACCACGTCGGTCGAGAACGGCCTCGGCATGGGCGCCGCGGCGACCTTCGTGCTCCTCGGGTCGAACGTCGTGATCTCGCTTCTCAGGAAGCTCATCCCGGCGAGGGTGCGCATTCCCTGCTTCATCATCGTGATCGCGAGCTTCGTCACGATCGTCGAGCTCGTCATGGGCGCGTATCTTCCCGAGCTCTCGAAGTCGCTCGGGATCTTCATCCCGCTCATCGTCGTGAACTGCATCATCATGGCCAGGGCCGAGGCGTTCGCCGCGAAGAGCGGCCTGCGCGCGTCGATCCTGGACGCCGTGGGCATGGGCATCGGCTTCACGCTCGCGCTCGTCGTCATCGGGACGATCCGCGAGGTCCTCGGCGACGGCAAGCTGTTCGGGTACATGGTGTTCGGCCCGAAGTTCCAGCCGGTGCTGCTCGTGCTCCTGGCGCCCGGGGGGTTCATCACGATGGGCCTCCTCATGGGGTACCTCAACGTGCTCGACGCCAGGGCGGCGCGGAAGGCGGACGCGGCCCGGAACCCGAAGGGGTAG
- a CDS encoding RnfABCDGE type electron transport complex subunit B, giving the protein MLAYASRVFAVRRDPRVEKVLAALPGVNCGACGFPGCQGFAEAAVKGDVAEGAVCPPGGNETMVKVAEILGTEHAQLVPKVAVVHCAGGASTSVQRVTYEGIEDCRAALLVGGHPKACIFGCLGLGTCRSVCPFGAIAIDEEGRVRIDAKRCTGCGKCVEACPVGIIELAPRDMRVHVRCSSHDKGPAAKKVCSVACIACQLCVKKCPHGAIRMDDNLAVIDYTKCTNCGICAAVCPTKAIIDEVKVRPKALIGSRCEGKGRCKEVCPVKAITGEPGQRHEVSRGACIGCGLCLDVCPTRAITMVGALGPQKERS; this is encoded by the coding sequence ATGCTCGCGTACGCGTCCCGCGTGTTCGCCGTGCGCCGCGACCCCAGGGTCGAGAAGGTGCTCGCGGCGCTCCCCGGGGTGAACTGCGGCGCCTGCGGGTTCCCCGGCTGCCAGGGGTTCGCGGAGGCCGCCGTGAAGGGCGACGTCGCGGAGGGCGCCGTCTGCCCGCCCGGCGGGAACGAGACGATGGTGAAGGTCGCCGAGATCCTCGGCACGGAGCACGCGCAGCTCGTTCCCAAGGTCGCCGTCGTGCACTGCGCAGGGGGCGCATCCACGTCCGTCCAGCGCGTGACCTACGAGGGGATCGAGGACTGCCGGGCGGCCCTGCTCGTCGGAGGGCATCCCAAGGCGTGCATCTTCGGATGCCTGGGCCTCGGCACCTGCCGCTCGGTCTGCCCCTTCGGAGCCATCGCGATCGACGAGGAAGGACGCGTCCGCATCGATGCGAAGCGCTGCACGGGATGCGGCAAGTGCGTCGAGGCCTGCCCCGTCGGGATCATCGAGCTCGCGCCGCGCGACATGCGGGTCCATGTTCGGTGCTCGTCGCACGACAAGGGCCCGGCGGCGAAGAAGGTCTGCTCGGTCGCGTGCATCGCCTGCCAGCTGTGCGTGAAGAAGTGCCCCCACGGCGCGATCCGCATGGACGACAACCTCGCCGTCATCGACTACACGAAGTGCACGAACTGCGGGATCTGCGCGGCCGTGTGCCCGACCAAGGCGATCATCGACGAGGTGAAGGTCCGCCCGAAGGCGCTCATCGGCTCGCGCTGCGAGGGAAAGGGCCGGTGCAAGGAGGTCTGCCCGGTCAAGGCGATCACGGGCGAGCCCGGACAGCGGCACGAGGTCTCGCGCGGGGCCTGCATCGGGTGCGGGCTGTGCCTCGACGTCTGCCCGACCCGGGCGATCACGATGGTCGGGGCCCTCGGCCCGCAGAAGGAGAGGTCCTGA
- a CDS encoding RnfABCDGE type electron transport complex subunit D, translating into MPERLVVSASPHLREGVSVEKVMYGVVIALVPALAGSIYFFGLRAVLIVLISCVTALATEAAIQRMRRVPVTVADGSALVAGLLLAFNLPPGVPLWMPLVGSLFSIAIGKQVFGGLGYNVLNPALAGRAFLTASWPVHMTTAWAAARAGTLSGAPLQGVDVLTQATPLGVWRTAGAILADPASSTHQLAQAREVLADLGSPDTAMHMFLGNTGGCIGETSALLLLIGAAYLMFKRYIGWRIPVSYIATVAALAWIFGGPDGLFTGNALFHVLAGGLMLGAFFMATDMVTSPVSPKGMLVFGVGCGLLTSVIRLVGGYPEGVCYSILIMNVATPLIDRTTRPRRFGEVGKRA; encoded by the coding sequence ATGCCGGAGCGTCTGGTCGTGTCCGCGTCGCCCCACCTCCGCGAGGGCGTGTCCGTCGAGAAGGTGATGTACGGCGTCGTCATCGCCCTCGTGCCGGCCCTGGCGGGCTCGATCTACTTCTTCGGGTTGCGCGCCGTTCTGATCGTCCTCATCTCGTGCGTGACCGCGCTGGCGACGGAGGCGGCGATCCAGCGCATGCGGCGCGTCCCGGTGACCGTCGCCGACGGCAGCGCGCTCGTCGCGGGCCTGCTCCTCGCGTTCAACCTGCCCCCGGGCGTCCCGCTCTGGATGCCGCTCGTGGGGTCGCTCTTCTCCATAGCCATCGGCAAGCAGGTCTTCGGCGGCCTGGGGTACAACGTGCTGAACCCGGCGCTCGCCGGGCGCGCGTTCCTCACCGCGTCGTGGCCGGTCCACATGACGACGGCGTGGGCCGCGGCGAGGGCCGGCACGCTCTCCGGCGCGCCGCTTCAGGGCGTGGACGTTCTCACGCAGGCGACGCCGCTCGGCGTCTGGCGGACGGCGGGCGCCATCCTCGCCGACCCGGCGTCGTCCACGCACCAGCTCGCGCAGGCGCGCGAGGTGCTCGCGGACCTGGGCTCGCCGGACACGGCGATGCACATGTTCCTCGGAAACACCGGCGGGTGCATCGGCGAGACCTCCGCGCTCCTGCTCCTCATCGGCGCCGCCTACCTCATGTTCAAACGGTACATCGGCTGGCGGATCCCGGTGAGCTACATCGCGACGGTCGCGGCCCTGGCCTGGATCTTCGGCGGGCCCGACGGGCTCTTCACGGGCAACGCGCTCTTCCACGTGCTCGCGGGCGGGCTCATGCTCGGGGCGTTCTTCATGGCGACCGACATGGTGACGTCGCCCGTCTCGCCGAAGGGCATGCTCGTCTTCGGCGTGGGGTGCGGGCTTCTCACGAGCGTCATCAGGCTCGTCGGCGGCTACCCCGAGGGCGTGTGCTACTCGATCCTGATCATGAACGTGGCCACGCCGCTCATCGACCGCACGACGAGGCCGCGGCGCTTCGGGGAGGTCGGGAAGCGTGCGTGA
- the rsxA gene encoding electron transport complex subunit RsxA: protein MDLGHLLAVVVGAIFVSNFVLMRYLGLCPFVGVSKDLDSAVGMGMAVIFVMTLASLATWFVYTYLLVPLGIVYLRTIAFILVIATLVQFVEMVMEKTAPALHRSLGIYLPLITTNCAVLGVAVVNVDEFMVTGIARNASFIYTVVHGFAAGVGFTLALVLMAAIRERIQLDAIPKSMRGIPITFVIAGLMAIAFLGFTGLRVG, encoded by the coding sequence ATGGACCTCGGTCATCTGCTCGCCGTTGTGGTCGGCGCGATCTTCGTCTCGAACTTCGTGCTCATGCGCTATCTCGGGCTGTGCCCGTTCGTCGGCGTCTCGAAGGACCTGGACTCGGCGGTGGGCATGGGCATGGCCGTCATCTTCGTGATGACCCTCGCGTCGCTCGCGACGTGGTTCGTGTACACGTACCTCCTCGTCCCGCTCGGCATCGTCTACCTGAGGACGATCGCCTTCATCCTCGTCATCGCGACCCTCGTGCAGTTCGTCGAGATGGTGATGGAGAAGACGGCGCCCGCGCTCCACAGGTCGCTCGGGATCTACCTCCCGCTCATCACGACCAACTGCGCGGTGCTCGGCGTCGCCGTCGTGAACGTGGACGAGTTCATGGTGACGGGGATCGCCCGGAACGCGAGCTTCATCTACACCGTCGTGCACGGATTCGCTGCCGGCGTCGGGTTCACGCTGGCGCTCGTGCTCATGGCGGCCATCCGGGAGCGCATCCAGCTCGACGCGATCCCGAAGTCGATGCGCGGCATCCCGATCACGTTCGTCATCGCGGGGCTCATGGCCATAGCGTTCCTCGGCTTCACCGGGCTCCGGGTCGGGTAG
- a CDS encoding FMN-binding protein: protein MRDFLKLAGTLTVIACAASVALSVAYQATREVKERYDLEEQEAARREVLPEVEGAVFERVETDSVMNGARFVCYAAYPSEGSTEAAGYTFVAYGRGYSSTIATMVGVDTAFAVTGIRIISQRETPGLGTKIQEVASRNTLWQMLAGKAVGEEGLRPWFQAQFDGRDESRLRVVKSRADDGVLAVTGATISSEAVTGSVRRGIAMLRSIVAPVEAAEQGATAARAEPGVPTSTTEAAP from the coding sequence GTGCGTGACTTCCTGAAGCTCGCGGGGACCCTCACCGTCATCGCGTGCGCCGCGAGCGTGGCGCTCTCCGTCGCCTACCAGGCCACGCGCGAGGTGAAGGAGCGTTACGACCTCGAGGAGCAGGAGGCCGCCCGCAGGGAGGTGCTCCCGGAGGTCGAGGGGGCTGTGTTCGAGAGGGTCGAGACCGACTCCGTCATGAACGGGGCGCGCTTCGTGTGCTACGCGGCGTACCCGTCCGAGGGGTCGACGGAGGCGGCCGGGTACACGTTCGTCGCCTACGGCAGGGGCTACTCGAGCACCATCGCCACCATGGTCGGCGTGGACACCGCGTTCGCCGTCACCGGCATCCGCATCATCTCGCAGCGCGAGACACCGGGGCTGGGCACGAAGATCCAGGAGGTCGCCTCGAGGAACACGCTGTGGCAGATGCTCGCGGGGAAGGCTGTAGGCGAGGAGGGGCTCAGGCCCTGGTTCCAGGCGCAGTTCGACGGGCGCGACGAGAGCAGGCTCAGGGTCGTGAAGAGCCGGGCCGACGACGGCGTGCTCGCCGTCACGGGCGCCACGATCAGCTCCGAGGCCGTGACCGGCTCCGTGCGGCGGGGCATCGCGATGCTCCGCTCGATCGTGGCACCGGTCGAGGCGGCGGAGCAGGGCGCGACGGCGGCTCGGGCTGAGCCGGGCGTCCCGACGTCGACGACGGAGGCGGCGCCATGA
- a CDS encoding prenyltransferase: MARGEMAGRQGRPGTPLRILLATRVHFWPVSILPVLVGSTLPFWLRPEGFVWSSGRFAVTLLAVLLIHIASNLANEYHDDRSAADRVNPRHGSLSGGSGLIQAGALPAGAFLAGAIACYAAAAGLGLWLNAVLPGNLALVLGVVGVLGGYFYTAPPLKLSHRGLGEVAVALLFGVLPVVGAYFVQARTVSWQVVVASLPLSFAVALVLWVNEIVDAVPDAAAGKATLVTRVGARAAGRWGVLALTTLAFASLFLAVFTASLIPLTLVAVLAFGLARTVVVDCWSRHARPADLAAAQRAALKLHAVLGVVIALSALVAAGG; this comes from the coding sequence ATGGCGCGCGGCGAGATGGCGGGACGGCAAGGACGCCCGGGCACGCCGCTCCGGATCCTCCTGGCCACGCGGGTCCACTTCTGGCCCGTGTCGATCCTCCCGGTGCTCGTGGGCTCGACGCTGCCGTTCTGGCTTCGGCCCGAGGGGTTCGTCTGGAGCTCGGGGCGGTTCGCCGTCACGCTCCTTGCCGTGCTCCTCATCCACATCGCCTCCAACCTCGCCAACGAGTACCACGACGACCGCAGCGCGGCCGACCGCGTGAACCCGAGGCACGGCTCGCTCTCAGGCGGTTCGGGACTCATCCAGGCCGGCGCGCTACCGGCCGGGGCATTCCTCGCGGGCGCGATCGCCTGCTACGCGGCGGCGGCCGGCCTCGGCCTGTGGCTCAACGCGGTCCTGCCGGGCAATCTGGCGCTGGTCCTCGGGGTCGTCGGCGTTCTGGGAGGCTACTTCTACACGGCGCCGCCTCTCAAGCTCTCGCACAGGGGCCTCGGCGAGGTCGCGGTCGCGCTCCTCTTCGGCGTGCTGCCGGTCGTGGGCGCGTACTTCGTGCAGGCGCGCACGGTCTCGTGGCAGGTCGTGGTCGCGTCCCTGCCGCTCTCGTTCGCCGTCGCGCTCGTTCTCTGGGTCAATGAGATCGTGGACGCCGTGCCCGACGCGGCGGCGGGCAAGGCCACGCTCGTGACGCGCGTCGGCGCCCGCGCGGCCGGTCGCTGGGGCGTTCTCGCGCTCACGACGCTCGCCTTCGCGAGCCTGTTCCTCGCCGTCTTCACGGCGTCTCTCATCCCGCTCACGCTCGTCGCCGTGCTCGCGTTCGGCCTGGCGCGGACCGTCGTCGTGGACTGCTGGTCCCGGCACGCTCGACCGGCCGACCTCGCCGCGGCGCAGCGGGCCGCTCTCAAGCTCCACGCCGTGCTCGGCGTCGTCATCGCCCTCTCGGCGCTGGTGGCCGCCGGCGGCTGA